TGCAATGAACAACCAACCCCCCATCGAAAAAGTCAATCTCGCGGAAAAGCTGGCGCGCTTTAATGATCCCTGGAGCCCGAAGATCGTCGGCGAGATCAACGACGCTTACGTCAAGCTCGTCAAGCTCAAAGGCGAGTTCGTCTGGCATCATCACGCCGACGAAGACGAGATGTTTCTGGTCATCAAAGGTCGGCTGCTGATGCGGCTGCGCGACCGCGACCTGCACCTTGAAGAAGGTGAGTTCGTCATCATCCCGCGCGGCGTCGAGCATCTGCCCGTCGCCGACGACGAATGCCACGTCATGCTGCTCGAACCGAAGACGACGCTCAACACCGGCGAGACCACCAACGAGCGCACCGTCGCCGAGCTGGAACGCATCTAGGCCATGAAATCGATCAGCCAGCCGCAGCCTGCCAGCCCGCATGACCTGCCGCGCTCGACCAACGCGCCGTACTGGCAGTACACGCCGCGTCGCGGCTTGAGCATCCCCAGCATCACCGTGCTTGACGAGGCGGGAGAGATTATCGAAGACGAGCAGCGCCGCCTGCTGCGCCACCTCGCGCAAGGCGGGCACGGCGCGGACATCGTCTTTGGCGTCGGCACGACCGGCGAATGGAATCGCTTGAAGAATCGCCAGCGCCAGCAGCTCATTTGCCTTCAGGGCGACGAAATCGCCCGCATCAATGCGGAGATTCACCGTTGCGGCGGGCGGCCTGTCGAATCCTGGGTCGGCGTCACGGCGACGAGCCGTGCCGAAACCCTGGCCAATCTCGAATGCGCGCTCGACCAGCGCGCCGACGCTGCCGTCATCGCGCCGCTCTCCATCGGCGACGTGAGCGACATTACCGCATTCTTTCAGCGCGACGTGAGCGACCTCTTCGATAACGCGGGCCGCTGGCTGCCGATCTTTCTTTATGACAACGCCGACATCGCCTTTAATCCGCGTCTCCCGCACCTGCACACGCGCGACGTCAAGCGGTTGAGCCGGCTGCCATTCATCTTCGGCGTCAAAGTCTCGGCGGCGCGGCGCGTGCTCGGCAACTACACGAAGGGCGCCGGCCACTTCAAAGATAAAGGCGAGTTCGGCATCTATATCGGCAACGCCATGCTGATGTTTCAGGTCTTCAAGATGGAAGAAGGCTTTGTCGGGCGTGTGCGTGAGTACTGGAACCGCTACCTGCTGCACAACGAACTGCCGGTGGGCGTGGTCTCTGGCCCGGCTAACTGCCTGCCGCGCGAGTGGCAGCGCGCCTGGCGCGCTTGCTTCGCCGCCGACGAGCGATTGATGGCCGCCTATGGCTCGGCGTTCAGCGAATTCGAGCGCGCCTGCGGCTTCGTCGAAGACCACAGGCCGGCGGGCAAGATGATCGCCTGCTTGAAACATGCTCTGAAGCTTGACGGGGTTCTCCAG
This genomic stretch from Blastocatellia bacterium harbors:
- a CDS encoding dihydrodipicolinate synthase family protein; its protein translation is MKSISQPQPASPHDLPRSTNAPYWQYTPRRGLSIPSITVLDEAGEIIEDEQRRLLRHLAQGGHGADIVFGVGTTGEWNRLKNRQRQQLICLQGDEIARINAEIHRCGGRPVESWVGVTATSRAETLANLECALDQRADAAVIAPLSIGDVSDITAFFQRDVSDLFDNAGRWLPIFLYDNADIAFNPRLPHLHTRDVKRLSRLPFIFGVKVSAARRVLGNYTKGAGHFKDKGEFGIYIGNAMLMFQVFKMEEGFVGRVREYWNRYLLHNELPVGVVSGPANCLPREWQRAWRACFAADERLMAAYGSAFSEFERACGFVEDHRPAGKMIACLKHALKLDGVLQSDAVAAGTPPLTDAQKEEFASAYRGIKEALRRATSDNWATRVE
- a CDS encoding cupin domain-containing protein, which encodes MEKVNLAEKLARFNDPWSPKIVGEINDAYVKLVKLKGEFVWHHHADEDEMFLVIKGRLLMRLRDRDLHLEEGEFVIIPRGVEHLPVADDECHVMLLEPKTTLNTGETTNERTVAELERI